One Vitis vinifera cultivar Pinot Noir 40024 chromosome 15, ASM3070453v1 genomic window, CATGGATACACATACATAGAAGTCGGAGCAATGGATCTAAAATTGCACCATTTTCTCCAGGCTTCAAACGGCCACCAGGGAGCTTGCAAAATGTGTTTCCAATTTGCAGAAGCAGAATGTGTGGATGGTTATGCTCTTGCACCTGCAAGTTGAAGCTAATCACTAagtaaatgaacaaataaaaatttctataatGACACCGTGAAGTTTGTTCACATGATATCACAGTTAGAAAACATGTTCTTGGTGAGAAGTATTGCGCTTGGGGACAAGGAATGAGCTCAGTAACAAGCAATCAGATTCATTTGAGCTGATCACATTATGTTCTACAGGGGAAATAGTACACAAAGCTACCAAGAActcaacaaaataagaaaaagctaaaaggaaaaaacaactAGAAGCATCCTGAACACGGTTTTAGGAGCAAATGAAGTGTCACATTACATTGGCTTTTGGAAGAGAACTAATAGAAATTATTCACCAATGGACATTACAAGGACAGGGGAGGAGTTAATGACAGGTTGGCAGACTCTGTAACTGAGGCAGTGTAGGTGGCTGAGGACCACTGTATCAGGAATATTAGCTTATTTTATGACAAGGATTTGGTGATGGAGGAGGTAAGGATAATGAGAGTGGTGACACTTCTCTGTCATTCTTTCACAGATAACAAAACAGTAAATTATAAGGACCTGGCCTGGAAATTCTAAAACAAACATGGACCCTTCTCTGTCATTTTGAAATGACATGGACCTAACCTTCATGTTATTGAAACTCTTCTTTCAGTTTTATCCTTGACAAACTTCTTCTAGAATAGCAACTATAACATGAAGTTTCCAGTTAGGTTCACTGATTCCACAAGGTCTACTCCCCACCCTCTTCCAGTTAGGTTCACTGATTCTACAAGGTCTACTTCCCACCCTCATCAGGACTAGGGATTTATGTGTATGGTTGTTCTTAGCCCATCCCCTGTGAACcataaataatgttaaaatcGTTAAAAGCATTTGATTTGAATTGCCTATTtcaatttaaatgaaaaaaaaatcaagtctcATCCATCACCTTTTAATACATTGGGCATATTTTTCAAATCGTATTATTGCAACATAGCTTCATACAAGTATATTAATAGAATAAGATATATGATGGGAGATATTCAAcccaacaaatttaaaataaagcagGATTTAAGGTCAAGATGGTAACACTTACCAGCAGGATTGCTTCAACACTAGTCCTCATGCCTTCTTTCATGTAACTAtgaatcaaaaataaaatgatagcaAGATGAGATAATACCAAACAATAGACATGTAGTGAAAAGATTTAGAACTTTTGTGTATAGACCAACAAAATCATAATTCTCTTCTTGTTCATTTTGCTCTCATAGAGCAAGACCTTGGGAGTTGtatctgttttttctttcttctgttGTAATTTTTCTATGACTTAAATTAATTCTCTCCTATCTGTGGATGTAGGCATGATAAGCTAACAACATTTAATCTCTATTGATTGGAAAGTTTGTTTTCTCATGGCTATAACCAAAATAAAGTAATTCAAACTGATTTCTTGACAATTTCCAGCATTCTCTCAAGAAGCAAATAGGAGAacaactcctttttttttttagaataaaaataaactacAGGTTCTAACAGCTTCTCCCTCAATCCCTATTTTGTGCAAAGGAGGGTTGGTGGGGCTGATTAGGAATGCTAGGGCCTTTCCTTTGAAAGGAGACCAGAGAAAGAAGAGCTATGCTATTGACTAACCATTTGGTACCAACTTCGAATCAATAGCCcccttttttctcattttgtttattGAACTTgacatttgaaattaaaaattttttaactttttgtttggttaaaattaaaatgaaaaaaaatggaatcttaTTTGGTTGACCAAAAATGATCAACTAAACACACAGGATGGCAGAAAGTTGTATCAGGCAAATAGACCCAACAGGGAAaaaggtttttgttttctcagcaccatcacaaataaataaaataaaaaaatcattaccaaCATCAATTTTTCCAGCATTTCCTTGGGAATCAGGCTACCTTCTTTTATACAATAGAATAAACCTTATTCAATTTGACATTTCAAACCAGATTTTGAATGCCCAGTGTTCAGTGAGGACATTTCAGTTTACCAAAAATTATAGGCCAAATCAACTAATATCAGGCAAATAGAATCAGATGGGTAAAGGGTTCTCTGATCATGAAATTATACCAACTTTTCCAGCATTTCCAGAGAACCAAAAGGGGGATTAACCATTTTCTGTAGAAATGAATAGACCCTCATGGATTTGACATTTAAAGTAAAAACTCTTGATACCCTCTATTTGGTTCCCGAGAAAACAGTAGAAAAATAATGAATCTTACTAGTTCAACCCAAAATGGTGGGCTAAAGCCTAAATTCAGCTAATGTTTTAGACAGTTGATCGGGCTGGGGCCTGGGCTCAACTGAGGAAAGGGATTTTGTAATATAATCAGCactaaaccaaaaaaattattttccaaaaaaaaaaaaaaaatcgtggCATTACAAGGGAACCCAACTGAAACATTCCAGAATTTGACATTTGAAATAACAATACTGAGAAACCCTgctgagaaaaaaatataaaaattttaaaataacaataaaaaactaGAATGTTTTTCAGTTCACGAAAAAGAATCAGCTAAAATTGGGCACATAGTAGCATCAGTCTTATAGGCTCAgctgaaaaaatgattttagtaaTCTAATCatcacaacaacaacaaaaatatttaaaaactcaaTATTAACCGGCATTTTCTGGGCAACCAAACATGGAAAATCAACTCCTTGTTTGTATAACAGAAGAAAGCCTCACGAAGTTGACCTTTGAAATCAAAATCCTAAATGATTCTCTGTCAGTTGCTGGTGAAATTATCTTAATCTTTTTCAGTTTACTAGAAACGATACGCTAAAACTTCGCGGTACGCTAAAAGTTCGTCGTACTCTGAATTTTCGCAGATTGCCGCATCAGCCTAATGCCCTCGACTGGGAAAAGGGTTTTTGCAATCTCATCAAaactacaacaaaaaaaatcataaagaaaCAATTTTTCTCGAAATTTTGTCGCGAATCAAACAGGCAGAGGTTTTAGGGTAGGAAAAAACTCACTTCACTTTCATGCGAGCAAGACGATCGGCCACGGATGTATCCTTTTCCATCTTCGGCTCCTTGGTACCGAAGGTGTAGCTCGACAATGGGTATGTGTTCACCACCGGCGAAGTCACCatctctctccttgcttctacTTCTTCTGTAGAGTCTGATTCCGATTGGCAGCCACCGTCGTTTTCTCCTTCGGACAAGAAATATGTATTGCGCCaatgaaaatacatttttacccttcattatttatttattttgggaatggatggatggatggatggatggatggtgaaataatttagaaaattttagtCATGGAACTGTTgggattgttttcaaaaaaatatgtttaaattttttcaaaaataaaattttatttcaacctcgaatatgaaaacaattttccaactttcaaaatatttttcatatttttaattaaaaacaaaaacctcaaaaatgattttctcatagaaatttattattcttaatgtTAGAGTTAAACAAAACCTAATTTTAAGGAGAacataaaaagttaaaaacaataaagaagATTGGATtgttcaaatttaataaaaataaattatacacAGCATATCCTTCAAAACATtaccaatttttaatattttattagtattattgTGCAACTAATCCGAtgcatattatataaaattaattaattttaaaaaataggtaaAAAGTGTGtgttgttttaaattaattttgtccTTAATTTTTATGTTGATAATATTAtgcattttatcaaaaaataattagttttaaaggGTATGTAACAAGACGTATATTAtctgaaattaattttattctcgattttaataaaattaataattatatgagAATCTTCCAAGGcatatgcattaaaaaaaaaaaaaaaagcaaaactGCTTTTTTTTGGGGATTttacaatttgttttttttttaaaaaaaaaaaaacctctttttaaagaattaaaaaaaatcatttgaataaataaattttagctgtttacttttaaatatttaattttgtaaaaaattataaattttatttatagaatATTGACTAAATTTAATCATGTCtccttgaaaataaaatatatatatatatatatatatatatatatatataattgcatataaatttaaaaataaatagatttagtaaaatatgaatattaatattataacacaatcatgatttattttttattaaaaaaagatactattttaagatattataaAACATACATCCATTTTATCCATAATTtgcaatatattaaaaaaaaaattaaaattgaacacGTAAATAAGTCGAATCAATCTATCACTAGCATTAGGATGGATTACCTTAAGACTTCACAACCAAAATCACATACAATTTTGCATTTTTCCATCTTATTTATAACATGAGAATCATATCTTTTCACACCTTAGGATAAcaaattttcatatcttttatttaatatattaattctcCCGTTCACCtagactttaaaaaaaaaaattagaagtagAAATTAATCTGAATTTCTTGGGGGTATTAGTGTTATCATGTAAAATAACActctaaaataaaataggttATATAGATgaacaattattaaataaataaaaagttctATTGATTTTCCACAAATCATGAATTCTATCAATtttgataaatgaaaaacattttttttttttttttatcacaatgtcattttttatatatattatattgttgaaaaaaatggaaataataatgcaaaataaataaattattgaaactGAAAAAGGTTAATATGGTCATTTAACATTTCACTTATATTTATTATGTTGATCTTCCTATTCCGTGTTTTGATTTCACAACGGACGCCTTATGAAGAGACCGTACAGCTGAGTGAATTATGCTGTTTGGCTGCCGCGAAAACACGAGAAAGACGAAGcgaatataaaatttattgctTCACGCGAGAAAACAAAATACTGGACTCGGTATGTCAAATCAAACAGCTTGTATAAGCTgagttcatttatttatttattttgaagatcAAAACAAACACGTAACATAGTATTCAAACTTTTGTTGTCtccagaattttttattttatttttttctcggAAGCCAAACACATCGAGACTGCATGTTGCATGGCCATGAATGTTGTTTAGTTGCCCTGATTGCTTCTAATTCATCAGTTTGAGagatattttaatgaatttatacGGTTTTGCTGAAATTAGGCAATCTTATGGTAATCTGGTGGTTGTGGAGAAGGTTTTGAATATTCTTTTAAATGCATCTGGACTTGGATGAGTATATTTGATTACTGATATAGCTAAATTAGGGCGGCGGTTTGGTGGTTGGGAAAAGTAGCTGGGGAATGGTACTGGAAAACATCTGTTGATTTTGTGGTTGTCGTCTGGTTGCATAACTTTAATACATGTAATATGGAAAGTTGGGCtgctaaaaaaaattgggaTGCCGCTTGACACTTTCTGGGAGGCAGACCAGCTTTGTAAGCTTATTATGATGCAAATTTCTCAATTATGTTGCTTACCTATATCATCATACTATAAGCTCAACAAGTTCATTCGACGTTTAGCAAAATTAGCACCTGGAATGGTACTGGAAATCCTTTGTCGTTGTAGTATAGTAGTTTGTTGATGGTATTTGTTGCTTCTTCATATAGCCAGAAagtgtttattttatttttggtattgGGAGCTGTATTTCAGGAATTAGGTGGATTGCCATCCTTGTTCACCTCATCTAATACAAATTCTTCGATTACATAGCTTACTAtaatttaggtggtgtttgttttttggccgaatagaaaaaggcaaaatatttgactttttttattcagctaaaagtaacttattAACATTACccaacataactaaagtgaacttgttatcaacACATTTTCTCCTCATGGCTGCATTTTCCATTGAAACAATTAGGGCAGAGACCTatgatgcattttttttcccctcaacaAACCATAATTTTGGTTTTGTAGGTGAATTCTCATTGCTGTGGGGATTTCAGGGATCAATGGACAACAAGGATAGGGACGAGGTTCATGATTGTGTGATCAAGCTGGTTAGCATAATTTTCATTTGGTTCAATTTTATTTAGCCTGATATAGAAAGCAGTAGGACAAGTGACTAGATTATTTTAATGGCAGAGGGTTAATCCTCAGAGAAGAAGTGAAAAGGTTTACATTGGTTGTGGAGCTGGGTTTGGAGGTGACAGACCATTGGCAGCACTCAAGTTACTTCAGAGAGTTAAAGAGCTAAACTACCTTGTGCTTGAATGCCTAGCAGAGCGGACCCTTGCTGAACGCTACCAAGTTATGGTGTCTGGTGGTGATGGCTATGATTCTCGGAGTGCGTCTTCATCTGACCAATTGTTGCCTTTTTTTGTTATGCTCACTACATTAAATGGTTGATGTGGTTTTGGATAACCCAatgctttttcttcttgttttttctctCATAGTTTTCAATGATGATGCAGTTTCAGATTGGATGCATGTGCTCTTGCCATTGGCCACAGAAAGAGGaacttgcataattaccaacaTGGGTGCAAGTAAGAAATTAACAACTTTGAACTATTTTATGCAAACTGCAATTGGTattctgtttttttattttccctttttttgggGGGGAAGTGGATCCACCTGGTGCTCAGGAAAAAGTTCTGGAAATAGCAAGCAACCTGGGGCTTAGTATCACTGTTGCTGTGGCTCATGAGGTTGCTTTAGAAAATTCAGGTATTTCTTGGACATCTATGAAAGGTGCTGAATGAATTTAATCAATATTTGAGGGCATTTCGAGATGCCAACTTTTAAATCATCCTTTTTCCAATTGAGTTTGCATAATTTGATATTATGCacaatcttttttttcttcttatgaaCTCCTCAAACTTACAATATGATCATTTTTCCCTCATTTGCACATTCAGGATTGGAATCCCCACCTAAACAATCTTATATTATGGAAGGCGTAAGAATCCAGAACTCCTGTTCATACTTTTTGTTAATACTCAATGTTATTACCTGCTATGTTGTATTCACTCACTGTTCACTCCTTTTTCTTGGTCTCTTTTCATTGCATTTTATTCACACAaacatttattgatgattattagTGAGCACTGGAAGGTGCATAAGCACATGCTTgctcataaaaatatttgacGGATGCaagattttctcttttattcatttagtatttatttttgttggttTGGGCACCAGCTGATGAGAATTGAGCCAGAACACTTGTTTCCTCTTCTTAATGTCCAACTctttgcttatttatttttaaacttctGTTCTATGAAGGGTAAAAGCACATATCTGGGAGCAGCTCCCATTGTTGAATGCCTGGAAAAGTACCAACCAGATGTCATAATTACTTCACGGGTTGCTGATGCTGCCTTGTTTTTAGGTCCAATGGTATGAACTATTATTCTCTCCTGTCGCATTTTGTGTTTTTGAGATTTCTGCAATATATTGCCATGCTTTTTTCCACTTTCTGAAATTAGGTTGGCATTTTCCTGTCAGGCCTGTGGTGTTATTTCTTGCTTGTTATattgtttcttcaaaaattttatcaCTTGGTTAACTTTGGCTTAATTGTTAGTGTACATCAATGCGTTAAGCAATCAAATATGATGATACAGTGAAGTAGACTTCGGAATATATTAAATCAATGATGAACATTACATTTTTAGAAAAGGGTGTTTTCTACTCTAAAAATGGATCAAGGATCGAGCACATATCATCTTTTCAACTCCATTGTTTGGAAGAAGCTTGGAAGTTGATTCAGATTTGTGTTGATATTCATGAAGGAAAAATTATTGGAACTTCATGCTACAAACCAGAAAGGTCATATAAGCAATAACgacaaatatttcaataaaattttatttatttttgttttttgataatcGCTTGAAGAATGGAATCTCTGAATTGTATATGGCATTGTGAAGGAATATAGTCATTTTGTTCATTGCTTTGTATCTGCATGGTTAGATTTATGAACTAGGTTGGAACTGGGATGACATAAATCAGTTGGCACAAGGGTGTCTAGCTGGTCATCTTCTGGAGTGTGGCTGTCAACTCACTGGAGGATTCTTCATGCATCCAGGTGTACTTTTGTTTTAACTTTTAGCAACTCTATATTAGCATGATCGCTACCTTCTTTAGGTGGtaatctttgtttttttgtaatGCAGGAGACAAATATCGAGACATGTCCTTTCCACATCTCCTTGATTTATCACTTCCTTTTGCTGAAGTTGGTTTTGATGGAAAAGTATACCTAGGAAAGGCAGAGGGCAGTGGTGGGGTGTTGAATTTTAGTACTTGTGCTGAACAACTTCTTTACGAGATTGGGAACCCAGGTGCTTATGTTACCCCTGATGTGGTAAGTTACATATGGAGATTCGCATGACTTGAAGTTGTCATGGTCGAAATTAAGTATACTAAGGAAATGGGAAATGGAGAAACTAAACTGAAATATATTTCCATTAAATTAGGTAATAGATGTTCGGGACGTTTCATTTCAGCCATTATCAAGAAATAAAGTTCTCTGCATTGGAGCAAAAGCATCTGCTGATTCAGTGCCTGATAAACTCTTGCAGCTGGTTCCAAAGGTAACTTCCTGTATTCatcattttaaattgttttaccTCTGAAACCTTGTGTGTTTGCTCTTTTAATTGGGAGGATCTCGATCCTTTCTCTTGTTGTGGCCCTTTTGTTTTGTGCTTACCCTTATATTTTTAATGCATTGGCCTAGCACTTAACACCCTGTTAGTTGTCTATGTAATTGTCCTTAACTGTAGTTTTTGGGACAAAAAGTACTTATGAGGCTAAAATCGACTGTCTTTGCATTCCCCATGATTTACTGCTGATGTTCCATTTATCATTGTAAAGCTTGTTTCTCACCTGAGATGCTTCTCACTTTTCCAAAGTAATTTTTTCTCTACAGGGCTATTTTCCATTCATGAGcatttatttttcacaaatacAGTCTATAAGACATTACAGTTAGTTTCCATTGGTTCTGGTTTTCTAATTTTTCGAGTTTTCAGGACTGTGGATGGAAAGGATGGGGAGAAATATCCTATGGAGGATATGAATGTGTTAAACGTGCTAAAGCTGCTGAATTCCTGGTATATAAAATTATAGCATTTATTCtgtgttttttttctcaataaatATTGTGTCACTGATAATTAGATGTGCTGAATCTAATAATTTCTGATTCTCTGGAATGACAATCATTATAGAAACTTCTCTTTGAAGGCTTCAGAAAAAACATGAAGTTAATCAGTTTAACTAGTAATGTTATTCTTGAagttataattcattttttttcctttattttcttttaggttAGATCATGGATGGAAGAAGTATTTCCCGGTGTTAGTGACCACATACTTTCTTATGTGATTGGACTTGATAGCCTGAAGGCCGCTAGCAATGATGATGGCACTTCATTGTGGAAGGCTAGTGATGATATTAGGTTACGCATGGATGGACTGTTTGAGCAAAAGGAACATGCAGTTCAATTTTCTAAGGAGTTTACAGCTTTATACACAAATGGACCAGCTGGCGGTGGGGGTATCaggtcaaatttttttatcagatcTTACATCAGTTTTCATCTTTAAATCAGAATCGGGGTCATGCTTATAGAACCATCACTGTGAATGAGATAAGTTAAACTTTCTCAAATAGGCATAAATTCTTAACTGTTAATAAGTTTTTCAGGTTCAGATTCAGCTTAGCTTGGTTTTGGTGGGCTTAGATTAAACTTAGCTGGGTGTTGTTAGATTCTTGGGTAAAATGAGACTCAATATTCACTGAGTTAAATAACTTAGATATGACTAAttcctaaaaatgaatgaattccACATTGATAAGGGTCTTCCTATTGGTTGTCCACTATGAAAGAATGACAATTGCAACAGATGCAGTGTATTTTAGCTGGCAATGATATTTGACTAGGAAAATATTTTGGCAGTTAACTGACAAAGCTTTAAGCTTTACTGTGGCCACCCCTGTGTTGCTGCCTTAGGCTTGTTAAAGCAGCATGAGCTGGACTTCAAGCTTGGGCTCATCTACAAGTCTCATGTTGAGCTCAGGCTTAGCTCATATACACAGCTCTCTGTAATActctttattttgttatttatattttattttccataaaGTGAGCTCCTTGTTCCACTGAGTCATGGGGGAAAAATGCAACATTAAATCAGGAAACTGGGAGAGTTCCAAGTATGCATGCACCATTTAATCGAGTGGTAATTAACACTATAATTGTTGTTAAATACCAAAGATGACCATCCTAATAGTTTGAGCCATTTTGGCTTTGTTTcgtttccaaaaaattttaaaaatgtaagggaaagaaaatagaatggaaaaatagaaggaaataaaaaatgaaggaaaataaatacttgatttgaagtcaataaattattttttatatgctactttaaactcatttcgcttattttttttattctatacaaagattaaataatttgaaaatacataagtttcttactgattttaattatatttgattttcttcactatttttcattgtaaaaccaaacatgagaaaatcgtTTTCCTTagcaattcttttcttttcttcgtACTGTCctagaatcaaacatagcctttgGGTTCTAATATTTGCCTAGGCTACATGATTGACAATATCAGACTCATGTTTGTGTAGTTTTAACTTTAAACTGATAAGTCTCAATTTTGCAAACTTCTTGTTCtatatttccttctttttcatttttgatccTATTCACCTGAATACTTTTTTCACAGTATCTGTTAATGTCATAATAGttctttttgtttataaatGCAGCACTGGACATAAGAAAGACATCGTTCTTGAAAAGAAACTGGTATGGCTCTCTCTGACTAATTATCAGGGAAATGACTTTTGAGAAATTTGTTTTGGCTCTTTTTTCTTTGGGATTTTCTCTTTATTCCAAACTATTACTTTGCACCCTATTACCTCCCCAAACCAATGCTATTGTTTCATCTTGTCATTGTTTTTGGGCAATTTGATCATGTTTTTTATCTAATACTTTCAGTATCACATGGTGCACAAAGAAGTTCTAAATTAAAAAGGATTGCTTGTTGGATAATGCAGGTCAGACGAGAATATGTTTTCTGGCAAACTGGAGTAAAGCACAACAAGATGATGAACTCAAATAATCAGGGGGTCGGCATTAAAGAAGATCTATTGGAAATCCATGTCTTGCAAGAGCCAGCATTGCTGCCAACGGCACAAGAACATCCCAGTGATTTTTGGTCATCAGAAATTGATCTTTTTCCTGCTCCATCAGGCCAGAAAATTCCTCTCTATAGTGTAGCCCATAGCAGGACTGGAGACAAAGGAAATGACTTGAATTTTTCCATCATCCCACATTTCCCTCCAGATATTGAGAGGCTGAAGATTATCATAACACCTGAATGGGTAAAAGCAGCTGTCTCAACTCTCTTAAATACATCTTCATTTCCCGACTCTGATGCCATCAATAAGAGAGACAAATGGGTTGCTGAACATGTTAAGGTAGAGATTTATGAAGTAAAGGGTATCCATTCTTTGAATATTCTGGTCCGAAATATTCTAGATGGTGGTGTAAACTGCTCTCGAAGGATTGACCGGCATGGGAAGACCATTTCAGATTTGATATTGTGCCAGAAAGTTGTTTTGCCACCATGAGTCAGTGGGTTCAGTTAGCCTGTTGGATTTCTCGTATGGGGTGGACATCCTGCAGTTCTCTTGTACCTTTCCTGTCTCTGTTCCTTTGGTATATGATATCCCATAtacctcaaaaataaaaaaatttccattcaGAAATGTATTAGAAATTCTGGACTACTTCATATGAAAATGTTGTTCCATCAAGTACATTATCCTTTACCCTTTAATGCAATGCATTGGTTTACAATGTtgaaacaccttttttttttttgggaatattTCCAGGGGGTTGAGACAGCGTGAGTCTCCTTATTCATAGTGTCCGTGAAGAAGCTTAGTCAAATTCTATAGAGGGCTAGGAGATGGGGCTTTATCTTGGGTTTCTAGGTGGGTGATAGAGGCAGTGATGGACTAGAGATGATCCAAGAGCAATTGGAGTATCTAATCTGGTCTTTCATGCGATTTGAGACAATATTCAGTATGAAAATTAATCTAGAGAAAATCGAGCTAATTCCAATCAGGGGAGTTGATAATGTGGAGGCACTAGGCTCTCATGGGGATGTAGGGTGTGGAACCTACTCACTACATATTTGGGTGTATTGAACATGGAGGAGAGATTTCAAAGAAGACTTGATATGTGGAAGGGACTATCTATCCAGAAGAGGGAAATTTATCTTTGATCAGAAGGAGATTGTTGTCTAGTATATATATGCTTCTTTCCTAACAAGTAAATTTTTGAAGACAGGAATAATGAATTCTTTGATTAATTTTTGGACATGGTGTTGCCGTGGAAAGGCTGAGCATTTGAGGCTAAAAACAtggggaaaaatgaaaagataataTCGTGTCATAAGCTTTGTATAAGTCTGATACATAACTTCTGGAACTtgcttacaaaatcaaaataaacgGAGAACATACAAGAATGGCATTACGATTATATGGTCTGCCAACCAGACGAAAAATTGGGAGGAAGtcagaaaaacaacaaaagaagcaTAGTGTGTGCGCTCGTGTTTGTGCATTTTTTAGGATTGCCCTTGTGTCTGGTCAGTTTGGTCATGTTCTGGCTCTGCTTCTGCTTCTCCTTCTgcttctgcttttgtttctgcttcTGCTTTTGCTTCTGCCTCTGCATTTGAAGCAGCTTGTTTCTTGTGTGTTGCAGCCTCAAGAACATGGCTGTAATTGCCTTTCTCCATGAAGAGCTGGGAAAAATGGTGCTTGCAGTAGAGGACTCCATTCAAAGCAGCATAGGATGAATGTGTGAGGGGACAGCCCCCATGAGCACACTTGAAGCATGACTTGTGGTAAGATTCTCCCTCTAGCGTCACCTGTTTGTCAAATGTCATTCGATGAGTCATTTTTTGGTTGGGCCATTGCCATTAACCTTCATTTGGATTcgggaaaatttgaggaaaaaaaaacacaagggaaaattataaagaacaaaaaaggtaaggaaaatctgaaaaaaaaattctcttgcTTGGATGTTGATGACGTCAACACAAAAAAtcagaaggaaaaagaaatggggtttattgtaggagtacaaacCTTCTCCAATGGGTACACTGTCTTTCGACAAGCAGAGCATTTGTCTTGGGTTCCGGAGAACATAGAAGAGAGTTTGCTAGGAGCCCTTGACTGTAAAAGATTTCAAAATCCATACGCTTAGTattaatggaagaaaagaaaatgatagaaaataaaataaagatgtgtTTGGATGTCCACCAAATATTGAAACAAAAATGTCATAATAGACAAACTAACATGTCATGCAactactttttttatataaaaaattaagaatatttaagGTTTGTTTGGGAGCGGTTCATGTGTAGAATATTTATGGTTTAattcaaaaacatgtttgattgaaaatattttatatttttgaggAATATGCCAAGAACTTTGGCCTGAGAACGGTGGAGaaccatttttaataattgtctttaaaactgttttttgaaaactatttt contains:
- the LOC100253419 gene encoding uncharacterized protein LOC100253419 isoform X1, producing the protein MPLDTFWEADQLCEFSLLWGFQGSMDNKDRDEVHDCVIKLRVNPQRRSEKVYIGCGAGFGGDRPLAALKLLQRVKELNYLVLECLAERTLAERYQVMVSGGDGYDSRISDWMHVLLPLATERGTCIITNMGAMDPPGAQEKVLEIASNLGLSITVAVAHEVALENSGLESPPKQSYIMEGGKSTYLGAAPIVECLEKYQPDVIITSRVADAALFLGPMIYELGWNWDDINQLAQGCLAGHLLECGCQLTGGFFMHPGDKYRDMSFPHLLDLSLPFAEVGFDGKVYLGKAEGSGGVLNFSTCAEQLLYEIGNPGAYVTPDVVIDVRDVSFQPLSRNKVLCIGAKASADSVPDKLLQLVPKDCGWKGWGEISYGGYECVKRAKAAEFLVRSWMEEVFPGVSDHILSYVIGLDSLKAASNDDGTSLWKASDDIRLRMDGLFEQKEHAVQFSKEFTALYTNGPAGGGGISTGHKKDIVLEKKLVRREYVFWQTGVKHNKMMNSNNQGVGIKEDLLEIHVLQEPALLPTAQEHPSDFWSSEIDLFPAPSGQKIPLYSVAHSRTGDKGNDLNFSIIPHFPPDIERLKIIITPEWVKAAVSTLLNTSSFPDSDAINKRDKWVAEHVKVEIYEVKGIHSLNILVRNILDGGVNCSRRIDRHGKTISDLILCQKVVLPP
- the LOC100253419 gene encoding uncharacterized protein LOC100253419 isoform X5, encoding MPLDTFWEADQLCEFSLLWGFQGSMDNKDRDEVHDCVIKLRVNPQRRSEKVYIGCGAGFGGDRPLAALKLLQRVKELNYLVLECLAERTLAERYQVMVSGGDGYDSRISDWMHVLLPLATERGTCIITNMGARLESPPKQSYIMEGGKSTYLGAAPIVECLEKYQPDVIITSRVADAALFLGPMIYELGWNWDDINQLAQGCLAGHLLECGCQLTGGFFMHPGDKYRDMSFPHLLDLSLPFAEVGFDGKVYLGKAEGSGGVLNFSTCAEQLLYEIGNPGAYVTPDVVIDVRDVSFQPLSRNKVLCIGAKASADSVPDKLLQLVPKDCGWKGWGEISYGGYECVKRAKAAEFLVRSWMEEVFPGVSDHILSYVIGLDSLKAASNDDGTSLWKASDDIRLRMDGLFEQKEHAVQFSKEFTALYTNGPAGGGGISTGHKKDIVLEKKLVRREYVFWQTGVKHNKMMNSNNQGVGIKEDLLEIHVLQEPALLPTAQEHPSDFWSSEIDLFPAPSGQKIPLYSVAHSRTGDKGNDLNFSIIPHFPPDIERLKIIITPEWVKAAVSTLLNTSSFPDSDAINKRDKWVAEHVKVEIYEVKGIHSLNILVRNILDGGVNCSRRIDRHGKTISDLILCQKVVLPP
- the LOC100253419 gene encoding uncharacterized protein LOC100253419 isoform X2 codes for the protein MPLDTFWEADQLCEFSLLWGFQGSMDNKDRDERVNPQRRSEKVYIGCGAGFGGDRPLAALKLLQRVKELNYLVLECLAERTLAERYQVMVSGGDGYDSRISDWMHVLLPLATERGTCIITNMGAMDPPGAQEKVLEIASNLGLSITVAVAHEVALENSGLESPPKQSYIMEGGKSTYLGAAPIVECLEKYQPDVIITSRVADAALFLGPMIYELGWNWDDINQLAQGCLAGHLLECGCQLTGGFFMHPGDKYRDMSFPHLLDLSLPFAEVGFDGKVYLGKAEGSGGVLNFSTCAEQLLYEIGNPGAYVTPDVVIDVRDVSFQPLSRNKVLCIGAKASADSVPDKLLQLVPKDCGWKGWGEISYGGYECVKRAKAAEFLVRSWMEEVFPGVSDHILSYVIGLDSLKAASNDDGTSLWKASDDIRLRMDGLFEQKEHAVQFSKEFTALYTNGPAGGGGISTGHKKDIVLEKKLVRREYVFWQTGVKHNKMMNSNNQGVGIKEDLLEIHVLQEPALLPTAQEHPSDFWSSEIDLFPAPSGQKIPLYSVAHSRTGDKGNDLNFSIIPHFPPDIERLKIIITPEWVKAAVSTLLNTSSFPDSDAINKRDKWVAEHVKVEIYEVKGIHSLNILVRNILDGGVNCSRRIDRHGKTISDLILCQKVVLPP